GATGATGGAATGGTAAGCGTGGACAATTAAGTCGCGACCTTTTCGATGACCCGCATTTTTGCGCTGCGGGCACGCGGGTTCCGCGCGATTTCTTCCGGTGATGGGAGGATGGGCCCGCGAATCGGCAAGCGGCCTTCAGGGCGGGGAAGTGGTGCGAGGGGCAAAGCAGCGGGATCTGACGGCGGTCGCACCTTTTGCTGCATAAAGCGCTTGACGGGACGGTCTTCAAGCGAGTGATACGAAATAACACAGAGGCGGCCTGAAGGCCTCAAGAGTTTCCATGCGATACTTAGACCGGCATCGAGTTCCTCTAACTCTTGATTCACTGCGATCCGCAAAGCTTGAAAGACACGTGGAAGAGATTTGTGGGCTGTTGCAGCTACTGCCCCGCGAAGAATTGTTGCCAAGTGCTGCGTGGTTTGAATCGCTTCGCGGTCACGTGCTTGGCAAATCGCTCTGGCTATTCGTGCCGACTGTGGCTCTTCTCCCAGTTCTTTGAGCATCCGCCTTAGCTCTGCTTCAGTCAGGGCGGAAAGCAGTTCGGCGGCAGTAACCCCATCCTTGCCCGACATCCGGAGATCAAGCGGACCGTCAAACCGGTAGCTGAATCCCCGTCTTGCCTCATCGAGCTGGTGCG
This region of bacterium genomic DNA includes:
- the rsmH gene encoding 16S rRNA (cytosine(1402)-N(4))-methyltransferase RsmH, whose product is MAEEVVRWLVTETDGTYADFTVGGGGHAKRILDALSGAGRFCGIDRDPEAITEARRNLTPDVELWNIRFSDALSKLSEWSPSGFSGILLDLGVSSHQLDEARRGFSYRFDGPLDLRMSGKDGVTAAELLSALTEAELRRMLKELGEEPQSARIARAICQARDREAIQTTQHLATILRGAVAATAHKSLPRVFQALRIAVNQELEELDAGLSIAWKLLRPSGRLCVISYHSLEDRPVKRFMQQKVRPPSDPAALPLAPLPRPEGRLPIRGPILPSPEEIARNPRARSAKMRVIEKVAT